The sequence below is a genomic window from Mobula birostris isolate sMobBir1 chromosome 11, sMobBir1.hap1, whole genome shotgun sequence.
tcaaatctcccctcaatcttcaatgttctaaggaataaagtcatatTATTTTTTCCCTTTATAACTCAGGCTACACTATGTCCTAAATGTCTAAAACCAGacagcatgcattgaaggtgagcgGTGTCCAGTTCACAGGAGATCTGTGGGAGAGGTTGTGTTATACTGTGAGCAGTtagtgcctggaatatgctgcctagGGTGTCAgtatgatagaggtgttcaagaggctcttagatacaGTATGTGCAGGAAATGAGAAGATATGGACATTGCGTAAGCAGATTTGAGTGGATTAGTTAGGCATTTGAATACTAATTAAATTAGATTTGCACATCATCATGGGGGGAAGGGCCTTTCCCTGTTTCGTCCTGGTCTGAGTTCTACATTCTAAAGGGTTGATTTGTGGTTAAAGTTGCGTGAACCTGGGTTCCATTTCTTTGGGAAGAAAGTTTGAGGTGGCGACTTAAGGAGGGTGGGGTTTGGGGTTCTGTTTACATTAATTAGCAACTTGATAAATTGGGATTCTAAAACAGGAGGGAAATTATCCTAAACCGAGATAATGAGAACAGCCAAtggtatttaaagtggaagttgacaggttcttgactaGCAATGgcttcaaaggttacggagagaaggcaggggaataggggttgagaggggtaataaatcagccatgatggaatggcagaacaggcttgacGGGCCGAATGGTCTTCCTCCTCTCTTGTGTCGTTTGGTCTTATTTCTACACATCTGAAGTATGTTAAGGAACAAGAGTATGAAATGGTGGGGCCTCCTCTTGGTCTACTTTCCCCGCCCACCCGAACAGATCTGGAGGTGAAAGGCCAATGACTAAGTCTTCGGGCTCGCGTCCCGGTCAGTGTAACGCACCTGGGCTGAGAGTTTAGTACAGTAAGCTCTCGTGCTGGATGAGCGAATACGCCGGTTTCCTAGAAGTTGAGCAGTCTGCTTTGAGAGCGTTCCGCAACTTGGCCCAAAACAGCCTCTGGCCTGCGTCATCAGTGGGCCAACTGATGTAAGTCTTCTTCCGCAGCAGCTTCCGCAGGTGGTGGTAAGAAGACCACACGTGGCCAGGGATCTCATCGAGAAAGACCAGGATAAGGACATCGCTGTATTCATCGAAGAGCCTGTACAGGGCTACCTGCATCTCCATCGAGCACCACTCGCTTTGCAGGTAACTCTTGGAGATGACGCAAAGCGTCTTCTTGCTGTTGTATATGGCGTCGACGATGTTCTCCACGATGGGTTTGCCGACCGCAAAGTCCCTGTGGTGGAAGCAAAGTCGGTGAAATGGAGGTCCCTCAGTCTCCAAGTGCGGCATCAGCTGGTCAAACACCCAGTCCTCGTCCTTGGAGTTGTAGGACACGAAGGCGTCGTACTGGTGGCCCCGAGTGTGCGACCTCCGCAACTGTTTCTCGCGAATCCACGCACGGAGCAGGTAGTAACTGTAATAAAAGTCCCACTTCTTTTTGTGGTACAACAGAGCCGTCACCACAAAGGCGAAGATCGTCAGCGCACTGACGCATAACGCCTCAAAACCGTCGTTGCAAATCAATCTGTCAAACTGTGCCAAGGTTTTTTTCCCTCCTTGGCCCTCACACGAGTAGTTGTAGAACAGAGGCACCTCTACCTTACTTTTCACCGCCCACCACTGAAACCACAGGTTCTCGCACACGCAGCCTAATCGGTTCTTCTGGAGGTCCAGGTAGCTGAGGTTGCCCAGTTGAAGGATATCGTTCTTTGCGACGACGCGGATACCATTGCTCCCGAGCAGCAGGGTGGTGAGGCTGGCCAGGTTTTCGAAGAGGGCCTGTCGGATGGACTCCAGGCCGGCTCTCTCCAGGCTCAGCAGCCGGAGGTTGACCAGGTTGGCGAAAGTCTTGTTGTGCATGGTTCCGAAGTCCAAGTGAATGTTGTTCATCTGCAAGACTTCCAGTCCGCCGAGCTGATGAAAGGGCAGTGTGTCCAGAGTCATGAAGTTGTTGTTGGAGATGTCCAGAATCTGGAGCCTCTGGAGGCCATCAAACAGGTTTCGAGGTAGCGTCATGCTCTCGGAAGTATACTGTCTTTGCAACTTCAGCATGCGGAGATTGCGCAGCGCATCGAACGGGGACGAGTGGTCGGGCGCTTTCGCGAAGGTCAACTTGTTTTGGGCCAAATCTAACACTTGCAACGACTGCAAATCTTTAAACATATCCTTCGAAAGATCCGACAACCAGTTCCTATCCAAATAGAGCCTTAACAAAGATCGGAGTCCTTCAAAACTTCCGTCTACAATCTTCTCAATGTGATTCCCGCCCAAATCCAGCGTGATTAGCTTGGAAAGGTTGGAGTAATATCGATTGTAGATAATGGGAATCCTGTTATTTCGTAGCTTTAAGTGTTCCAGGTTCCCAAGATGCATGTAGGTCTTGGGAAAGATTTCTCCGATTGCGTTGTTAGTGAGGGATAGAAACTTCAGTTTACTTAGACCTGCAAAGGCAGAGATGTTGATGAAATTAATTTCGTTCAACGCCAAAGTGAGAGTCTCCAGGTGGGGAACCTGTCGGAATGCATGAGACCCGATGGCCGAGATGCGGTTGTACCTTAACGAGAGGTAACGCAGTTTCCCCAGGCAAGGGGTTGTCGAGCTACATTGCCTTCCGTCGGGGCCCACGGCGCACAGAGAGACATCTCGAATTAAATTATGATCCAGTATTAAAGTTTGTAGATCGTTGGGAGCGCCTCCACAGGTAAACATGTGCGGCGTTTTAATCTTGTTGTGGGACATGTCCAGAAATAAAATTGAATTGCACCGGCTGAAGGCCCCCTTCACTTCCCGGAAACAA
It includes:
- the LOC140205362 gene encoding uncharacterized protein translates to MSPFSGAELLGSFLALLAWREMPAVSCLAFRNCVSLYLRTNSLNCVNRGIQKLAHAVSDIPSNTTVLNISGNMISDLPKRGLENLVFLEYLRLDRNNLSRIAPQAFWKLHSLRELNLSHNFLESLQQDAFISLSNLTSLSLQHNKLGHLSGAAVFPLKRLQILDISFNDFRNASSVIAALRRVHALRTLYLQSCRIRYLEISTSFPPQLSSLLVADNPLSRFWAPADFFAGINYLNMSNSSLSRAENLTSINLSGVHSLSIGANPLEPAEVIEAVRNINAPLRNITLSYLKLKNADTLRVLCGIFQKRGIRSVSLEGNCFREVKGAFSRCNSILFLDMSHNKIKTPHMFTCGGAPNDLQTLILDHNLIRDVSLCAVGPDGRQCSSTTPCLGKLRYLSLRYNRISAIGSHAFRQVPHLETLTLALNEINFINISAFAGLSKLKFLSLTNNAIGEIFPKTYMHLGNLEHLKLRNNRIPIIYNRYYSNLSKLITLDLGGNHIEKIVDGSFEGLRSLLRLYLDRNWLSDLSKDMFKDLQSLQVLDLAQNKLTFAKAPDHSSPFDALRNLRMLKLQRQYTSESMTLPRNLFDGLQRLQILDISNNNFMTLDTLPFHQLGGLEVLQMNNIHLDFGTMHNKTFANLVNLRLLSLERAGLESIRQALFENLASLTTLLLGSNGIRVVAKNDILQLGNLSYLDLQKNRLGCVCENLWFQWWAVKSKVEVPLFYNYSCEGQGGKKTLAQFDRLICNDGFEALCVSALTIFAFVVTALLYHKKKWDFYYSYYLLRAWIREKQLRRSHTRGHQYDAFVSYNSKDEDWVFDQLMPHLETEGPPFHRLCFHHRDFAVGKPIVENIVDAIYNSKKTLCVISKSYLQSEWCSMEMQVALYRLFDEYSDVLILVFLDEIPGHVWSSYHHLRKLLRKKTYISWPTDDAGQRLFWAKLRNALKADCSTSRKPAYSLIQHESLLY